The Rattus norvegicus strain BN/NHsdMcwi chromosome 2, GRCr8, whole genome shotgun sequence nucleotide sequence GAAATCTGCATTGTTTTAGCATACATTATGGGTAACAAGTCACAAGGTAAAATATTCGTGTTACAtgtcatattcattcattcagtttgGTGGCAAGCGTTTAATCACAGCGCTTGGAAGACTGCAGCTgatagatctctctgagttttgTGGCTATTCTGATCTATATAGAGTTtctggccagccagagctacaaagtgagacactgtcttaaacaatattctgttttcttaatattatgTATTAATGTGGTTCTGTAAGTGAGTGGATGCGGATGTTCCCTGACTCTAGTGAGGGCCTGGACTTGGTGCTTTTGAGTTGCCCAGAGTGGGGTCTGGGAAGTGAACCTGGTCCTCTGTAGGAGTTCCCCAGTCCTCTAACTGCCATCTTCCAGCCTCAGCTTTCATATCCTTTACACATTTCCTTTCGTTTCGTTTTCAAGAAACACAGGAAGGGTTTTAACTTCGGCAGTTTAAATGGCTTGCCGAAGCACACAAGGGCAAGCAGTAGGCCTAAATTCAAACCGAAGTTTCTTAGACAGTCACTGTTAAGGATTGGGTAAAACAGCAAACTTCCGgtgcacatttctttttttccccgcGAGCTGATATTAACTGCTTCGTAATGTGAAGTGTTGGCCCAGAGCAAATCTTGTCATTTTTCTCAGTATCCCAAAGAAACGGCACTCCTGACGAACCTCATGTTTATAGATGTTAGATCCCAACAGGACACCGGAGCTTGAACTAATTTAAATCGTATTTAACTTTTGAGTCTTCTGAAAACTCCCTCTGGGGTTCGGTTACAAGCACGAAGCAATTACAGACATCGAAAGAGCAAACGATCCCCGAACGCCAGTCAGCGCTAACGGGAAGCTGTGCGGGGCGGCCCACACCTCTCGGCGACGGGCCAGGCCTCCGACTGTCCGGGGTCCCGCGGCCCGGGTCGGTTACGGTGCCCTCGGCCCTGGGTTTGGCGGGCTGCGGCCGGCTTTTAGTAACTCCCTCCCACCTGCGACGAGCCCCAAGGCGGCGCTCTCGAGCCTTCCCCGGGCGTCCTCTTACCTCGCCCTAACCAGCCCCTCCTGACGCGGAAGGCGCCGGCCGGGCGTCGGGCCGCACCGCCCCGGTCGCCACCGCGCCCACCGGCCGCTCCGCCCCTTCTCCTCACTCGCGCGCGCTGCCAAGCCCGCGGCCGTCCAGGAGGCGTCGCCGCGCATGCGCGGCGCGCACAGCACCGGAAACTTAGACGAAGTTCGGAGTCCCGCCTCCGCCGTCCTGCGACCTGCCGCCCCCTACTCGGACTGACAAGTTGGCCCGGCTGTCCCGAGCGCCATGTCGGGTTCTTCTAGCGTCGCCGCCATGAAGAAGGTGGTTCAGCAACTCCGGCTGGAGGCCGGGCTCAACCGCGTGAAGGTGAGCGTGTGCGAGCCGGCAGTGGGCCCTGGTGGGAACGCCGGTGGACACGCGGCGCCTGACTCTCGGGCAGGGCTGTGGGCCGCGGGCGAGGAGGGGGCCCGCCCTTCCGCCGCCGGTGGACTCTTCCCTGCCCCGGCGGGTCTCCCTACCGGACGCCAAGTCTCGCCACCGATTTCCGTCTCACACTGCTCGCCCTAGACTTACTCCTAGTACTCGTCCTTTAAACACACACGAGTCCTCCCGGGTAGTTCCCAGACCACGGCCTAATAAACAACTTTGTTTGCTGAACATCCCGGGAGACTGAGGACACCACCCTTGCTCAGTACTGCCTCGAACAAAGAGGTGTTTGGAACAGACGCCACAGTGTGCTCGCGTCTGACCTTGTTGGGGTATCTGTTTACTGGCTCACATGCCGGAGAAACCGATGAGCGCTGGCCTCTGTTCTCACCTTGCCGTCTGGTTGGTGTCGTGTCTTGGGCTATTATTGACTTTTGGGGAAAGGCCTTCTGACCGTGTTGGTAGATATCTAGGTGTTCAAACGCTGTTTTAAGGACCgtttggttatttttttcatttcctaatCAAATTGGCTTCTTTCTGATGTAATAGGTCGGGTTACATGTGAAACACTTCCCGGCGattataaaaagaaacaagaatgtAAATCACCCTGCTAGAAGCTGCCAGCTTCCAAGGTGATTTGATTTTATATTCAACAGGCTAGTCCTTATTTCTAATGTACTTTTGGGAAGGGCTTCTATTTAGCTTCCTCAAGTAGAAATGTCAGAGACCCCTTAACTTCCTTGTAACCTTAGGAGGGTAGGGAGACGCCCATCAGTCTTGGTTTGGACTCCATTTCTCTAATCAATTCTCACTTCATCTAAGTGACTTACTCTGTCTTGGCCAGATTAGAGCTCTGAGATTCGAAGCAACCTattgatcatcatcatcatttataCATATTAACTATCATAAAGTGGGTTGTAAAGGAAATAATGAATGTATAATTACAGTCGTGGTACTTAACCCTAGTGGGCCTAAGCAATGAGCTCCCAGAGAATGCCCTTTTCTTTGAAAATCCTAACTGCTCCCTGCCAGTCTCCTAGCTTATCTTGCCTTGTGTGTGAATTCTTCTGAAAGCTTCTGATTGGGATGATTTTAAGTCACCACAGAAGTTTTTGAAGTTTCCACAGCAAGGCACATCTCACTTAGGAATTTTACGTTTTTTTTTAGGTTCCTAAATTAGGTTAGGTGCCATTTGACATCATCCATGTACCACACCTATGCTAGgtgctttttttgtgtgtgacatTTTAAAGCTAGCATAAACTTACTATTGCATTTGTTTAGGTGGTAATTACGAGCGCTTTATGAAACCCTCAGAGGTAGGTCAGGACATTTGGAAGCCTAATAGTTTTGCAGTGTCGACCTCCTGGATAGTGGATAGTGACTGACTGTGGCTTGGGTCTTAGCAACCTTCCGTTTTAAGTCCAAAGCTGCTGTTTAAAAtactgggtttttggtttttctttttttctttttcccatctttattaacttgagtattatttacatttcgattgttattccccttcctggtttcacagccaacatcccccaacccctccccctctcctcaatgggtgttcccctccccatcctccccccattaccaccttccccccaacaatcacattcactgggggttcagtcttggcaggaccaaggacttccccttccactggtgctattactaggctgttcattggatttttggtttttcgagacagggttccTCCATAtggccctggctctcctggaactctggaaaccaggctggcctcaaactgaggtctgtctgcctctgcctgctgggattaaaggagtgctcCACCATGGGCTTAGCTCCCTGTCATCATTTATCCTCTTTCCTGCACTTAGTCACACAGCCTTAGGTGCCTCACTGTTGTTTAGGATTCTCTCTGCCTAGAGATGCAGTCCATATATAGTGTACTTGGAGAAATCTGTGGGAAAGGATTAACAGGCACTTTAAGCTTACTGCTGCTGACTGTGAACAAAACCAAATGCAGTATTGTGCAGCACAGATAGCCACTTTTGAGTACAGTAACCACTTTTGAGACGCTAAACAGGGTGTGGGTTATTTGTACAAGTGTTTTAAAACTGCAGTAATGTCTAGTATTCAGAGTCTATTAGTCACAAGGGACTTATACTGATTTGTTTTATAAGCCAAACACAGATAGATTGAAGGTGAGTTTAAACTGATCCAGGATGAGTGAGCCTTTGGTCACAATATAGCTGTTATCTAAGGGTTTTTAATGGAGTATGTGTAATGCTATTTACTCTTTAAGGCACAACACCAGGGTCTTAGGCATTTGTAACTTTGGAGATAACTGAGCTTGAATAAAGTGGACACGGGAATTAAATGTTTGAGTGCAGACCCATTCACTTTGTTGTGTCAGTACTAGTGTTCAGTCGGCTAGTTTGAGATAGTGTTTTGCCAAGTAACTGGACTGGCTTTGAACACAGCTGTTTAAGTTATAAAGCCTGACAGCCTTCTGCTCTGTTTTATGAgacttgaaattttaaaaagtatttgcaTGGTGTATGTGAGCATCCATGCTATGGTGCACATGGAGAGTTAAGAGAACAAGCAACCTTGTCAAGTTTGATCTTTCCTTCcacttatgtgggttctggagatcaaattcaggCCCAGTTTGACCACCTTTCTGAGTAGCCTGGCTTTAAGAAACACTGTATTTGCCTCAATGTGATTTGGCAGTGTTGATACATATATACAGTGCAACCCAAATAGGATTTTAGTATTATTCACTATATCCTGTATTTCCTAACTAGAATATACATAATGGTAGGTGCATGCCACTCTTACATTCATGACATATGGATGAGTATAAATTTAAAGAATTCTGATTTCTGTGCTAGTTACTTTAGGTTCACGGCTTTTTTCCAGTTTGCTCTCAAGACAATTTCCCTATAATGCTAAGATCTTTTAGTGAACTATTAACACTATGTATTACTTAATAACAAGATAATTGGGGGATGTGACTCAGTTGTTTAGAGTGTTTGCCTAAGAATATAGAAAGGCCTGAGTTGGATCTCAACaggtggtagaggcaggaggcaCAAGGTTCAAAGCTTttgctacagagcaagtttgtggccagcctgggctacacaagacaaaacaaaatctattttcTCCAAACCAGGCTGTCAGGGCTTGTTGAAAAGCCATCATATCAAAGCAGGACACGCCATGCCGTGCTTCACAGTGAATGGGGTTAGACCGCTGAGTCACTGAGGCTTGGGATACTAGAGAAACATCGCAGATCACTTTCATTTACTAAGTGTTTTATGAGGCAGTATAGACTTTAGCTGTAAGTTATTTTGGAGTGATGTTTATTTCACTTGTTTCCAGACTTACAAAGACCATTAGAACCTTAACCAATAGacatttctcctttcttattgTCATAGGTTTCCCAGGCAGCTGCAGACTTGAAACAGTTCTGTCTGCAGAATGCTCAACATGACCCTCTGCTGACTGGAGTGTCTTCAAGTACAAATCCCTTCAGACCCCAGAAAGTCTGCTCCTTTTTGTAGTCATATATCTCGAGGTAAGTTCATACCACTCCCTTTTGATACAAAGGAAGAAGTAGCTCGGTCTTTTTATTTGTAGCACTGACAACATCTATCCCTGCAGTCCTGCTTGGCATTCCAAATTCCTTATTTTTGAAGGTTACTGAAAACTAATTAGTAGTCACAAAGACTTACAGTTTTTACTTTTATCAGAGAGTACTAAATAGATGTAATAGCTGTAAAAAAGGCATGGGAGACTCAAAAGCCCACTGCTGCCAACAGCCATGTTTGTGTAGTGCTGGCACAAACAGCATGCATATTGGAAATCCGAAAATACTTCACTTATTTGCCTGTCAAATTGAAATGTTAACGGATTACAGTATTTATAGGAGTGGCTCTGCAGGTACCCTGGTGGATTTGTGGATAAGCTGTTGTCACTGGTGTAAGAGAGCCAAGTGTGAGTAGCACTGCAGAGAACTGGGGGGAAAGCACACTTGGGAGTATATGAGTAAGCACATATAACACaggcatatctctctctctctctctgtctctcacacacacacactcacacacacacacaccagcccttTTTCATTTGTTGAGCAAAGATAAAGGGAGAGAGATTTACACTTGTGTGGGCAGTTAACTGGATTTAAGGATTTGGACAGTATATGGCTATCAGAGTTTATATTCATGTCCTAGACTAAATGTCATTTGTCCAAAATTGTTTTGGCTGATTGAAGATGTAATTAAAGGCCACTATTATTTGTAATCTTTGGTACATTAGTTAGTGAATGAGGAAGCAAACTTAAAACTATGAGTGTTTTAAAAGTACGCTGTGTGTGAAACACACCCTTATACTAACATTCTGACTTAAAAGTCCAGGAAGCTGCTTCCTAAAATACCTCGTTACATAGGCTTTTCACGTCCCAGAGTGCGCAGGAAGTTAGGGGCTGTTCAAGTTGGTAAATATGATTGGTTAAGATGACTAATACCGAGGAGAAGGGAATAAAGCTGCTTTCGGTAACAGGTTCTCAGTAAAGAAATACTATTAACAGTCTAGCTAGACCAGCATCAATGTTTTCTGCCTCTTGGCAGTATTCACTGGGCATCTCTACAAGTTTCATATTTTTTGAGTTACTCAAAAGTCTTGTGTAGGATCAGTTCCTACATATTTACAGACTTATTTCCACTTAAGTCTGAGGTCcatagactttttatttttaagagaccacatttaaaacacattaaaagTGTTTGAATGACTTACATTGACAAATGACTGTGATAAGGACCCAGCAAAGTAAAATTATAGCTGTTAATTCCAGTAGTAAAAGAAAACTTTGTATACCATTATTTGAAGGAATTTAGGGTAAGACAAAGGTATTTAGATGTAAAAGCACTGCTCTTCTGAAAACTCAAGTGAATTTGTAAATCGCCTTCCTGAAGTACATACTACAATCCGTAGGTCTCAGTGGGCTCTAACCCTGCATTCCTTTGAAGGCTAGTTGGTAGTCTAGTGTACAGTAAAtgtgggtaaaaaaaaaataactgcagTCAGCTTTAAAATAACAAAGGCAATCTAAGTAATTTAACAAGAGAGTGCAAAAAGGAAATGACTGTTGTTGTTACGTATTTCCCCAGAGGGTCTCTACCTCAGTAAGTCTTCTTTGTTCACAGAGCTTTCAGGAGCTGAGCTTCTTAGCTTAAGATCAATTTCCAAGTTTGCGGCCATGTCTGCTTTAGAGGTGTAACTACTAAATAGTGACTTGGAAATTTTAGTAATACTTGAGTGTCACTGCCCATGTTTGCTCTTTCACACGGGGCATGAtgtttttgggggggaggggggtcaATTCTTGCTAAACTGACCTTACTCTATTGCCTATCTTCCCTTAGAGGTTTTGTTGAAATTTCTTTAGTGTTTGTTATGAAGTAACTCAAATTTTCAAATAGTAGAAAGATGAACTGGTTGTCTGCTGTTTCAAGTTCAATTTTCTTACACCTTATTTTATAACAGGTCACACTTTTACTCATTTCCTTAACTTGTGAAGTCATTATGCCTGTTTACTTTCTCCTGTATACACATTTAactgtattttatagtttcaagATGTTACTATTTCAAAATGTGTAACTACTGCTTCAATTCTGAGATGTTTCGTCCTGTACAGTTTAGTCAAATTTTTTAAGCTGCTAGACAGTATTCTGTTGTGTGCAGAAACCCTTCCTTACCCATTCCTCTAGTGGGCTGCATTAGGTGGTTTCATTTGTAAGCTGCTGACAGTGTGCTCAGTCTCCTtagtgtgttctctgtgtgtaggtgtgttgtggtttgccttggagttatctgaattttgatgctaattctgatgccccaaggacagctgcctagtcagtactcaggaatctggtgacttcaccagaatctTCTCCcctttgaatttgtaaaatactggtgaggggcaggtacaggatagaaggaggcctgttactagaggagaaggaaggatgggtgggagagaagtttgagggaaaaggaagagactggaagagaaaggaggaagaaaccgGAGGGAGAGAAGCCGcagcaggacaatatggcaggtgactttctgctctgtgtatttacaggttgttattaatgttcttaagggatagatgtgtattgggctttgcatgtttaggtgggcagttatatcttatcaactgggccaagggttattgtgttgtgtgttctttcatgtgcagatttaagggTAAGGGAGTGTggtggtctgggccaccacggaatgtgtgcttctggcaaaatatccagcagatatcttgggacactgtggtgccggacctaatggggataaaagacaaccatactttatttttacaacaacataggTGAATAGAAGTGATTGCATCTTaagagatctttttttttccaaaggatcTTTAGATTTCCATGTTAaacatttttgtatttacatttttattatgataaAGTATATTTCATTAGTAATCTTAGTGAGGTAATCTGTGAGACtccataaaatatgattttttttctgtcagttgTGAAAATTAAAGTTGGATTTTAGTGCCTTTTATA carries:
- the Gng5 gene encoding guanine nucleotide-binding protein G(I)/G(S)/G(O) subunit gamma-5; translated protein: MSGSSSVAAMKKVVQQLRLEAGLNRVKVSQAAADLKQFCLQNAQHDPLLTGVSSSTNPFRPQKVCSFL